One Cicer arietinum cultivar CDC Frontier isolate Library 1 chromosome 8, Cicar.CDCFrontier_v2.0, whole genome shotgun sequence DNA segment encodes these proteins:
- the LOC101489580 gene encoding DNA-directed RNA polymerase II subunit RPB1, whose amino-acid sequence MDIRFPFSPAEVAKVRMVQFGILSPDEIRQMSVVQIEHGETTERGKPKIGGLSDPRLGTIDRKMKCETCTASMAECPGHFGYLELAKPMFHIGFLKTVLSIMRCVCFNCSKILADEQDHKFKQALRIKSPKNRLRKILDACKNKTKCEGGDDIDMPGHDTEEPVKKSRGGCGAQQPKITIEGMKMIAEYKAQRKKSDDQEQLPEPVERKQTLSAERVLGVLKRISDEDCQLLGLNPKYARPDWLILQVLPIPPPPVRPSVMMDTSSRSEDDLTHQLAMIIRHNENLKRQERNGSPAHIISEFAQLLQFHIATYFDNELPGLPRATQRSGRPIKSICSRLKAKEGRIRGNLMGKRVDFSARTVITPDPTINIDQLGVPWSIALNLTYPETVTPYNIERLKELVEYGPHPPPGKTGAKYIIRDDGQRLDLRYLKKSSDHHLELGYKVERHLNDGDFVLFNRQPSLHKMSIMGHRIKIMPYSTFRLNLSVTSPYNADFDGDEMNMHVPQSFETRAEVLELMMVPKCIVSPQSNRPVMGIVQDSLLGCRKITKRDTFISKDVFMNILMWWEDFDGKVPTPTILKPEPMWTGKQVFNLIIPKQINLIRYSSWHNENEKGPITPGDTMVRIEKGELLTGTLCKKTLGTSTGSLIHVIWEEVGPDAARKFLGHTQWLVNYWLLQNAFSIGIGDTIADASTMETINQTISQAKEKVKQLIREAQEKKLEAEPGRTMMESFENRVNQTLNRARDDAGNSAQKSLSESNNLKAMVTAGSKGSFINISQMTACVGQQNVEGKRIPFGFIDRTLPHFTKDDYGPESRGFVENSYLRGLTPQEFFFHAMGGREGLIDTAVKTSETGYIQRRLVKAMEDIMVKYDGTVRNSLGDVIQFLYGEDGMDAVWIETQKLDSLKMKKADFDRAFRYEFDDENWKPTYMLEEPVEDLKTIREFRNVFEAEVQKLDADRFQLATEIATTGDSSLPLPVNLKRLIWNAQKTFKVDFRRPSDMHPMEIVEAIDKLQERLKVVPGDDLLSQEAQKNATLLFNILLRSTFASKRVLEEYRLSREAFEWVVGEIESRFLQSLVASGEMIGCVAAQSIGEPATQMTLNTFHYAGVSAKNVTLGVPRLREIINVAKRIKTPSLSVYLKPEVCKTKERAKSVQCALEYTTLRSVTQATEVWYDPDPMSTIIEEDVDFVKSYYEMPDEEVALEKISPWLLRIELNREMMVDKKLSMADIAEKINLEFDDDLTCIFNDDNAEKLILRIRIMNDEAPKGEIQDESAEDDVFLKKIESNMLTEMTLRGIADINKVFIKNTKIQKFDENEGFKPYEEWMLDTEGVNLLAVMCHEDVDAKRTTSNHLIEVIEVLGIEAVRRSLLDELRVVISFDGSYVNYRHLAILCDTMTYRGHLMAITRHGINRNDTGPMMRCSFEETVDILLDAAVYAETDYLRGVTENIMLGQLAPIGTGECALLLNDEMLKNAIELQLPSYMEGLDFGMTPGRSPISATPYHEGLMSPSYLLSPNLRLSPTNDAQFSPYVGGMAFSPTSSPGYSPSSPGYSPSSPGYSPTSPGYSPTSPGYSPTSPGYSPTSPTYSPSSPGYSPTSPAYSPTSPSYSPTSPSYSPTSPSYSPTSPSYSPTSPSYSPTSPAYSPTSPAYSPTSPAYSPTSPSYSPTSPSYSPTSPSYSPTSPSYSPTSPSYSPTSPAYSPTSPGYSPTSPSYSPTSPSYSPTSPSYNPQSAKYSPSLAYSPSSPRISPSSPYSPTSPSYSPTSPSYSPTSPSYSPSSPTYSPSSPYNSGTSPDYSPSSPQFSPSTGYSPSQPGYSPSSTSQYTPQASEKDDKGTQ is encoded by the exons ATGGATATACGGTTCCCTTTCTCTCCGGCGGAGGTCGCCAAAGTCCGTATGGTTCAGTTTGGAATACTGAGTCCAGATGAGATC agGCAAATGTCTGTGGTGCAAATAGAGCACGGCGAGACGACGGAGAGAGGAAAACCAAAAATTGGAGGATTGAGTGATCCTCGACTTGGAACTATTGATAGGAAGATGAAATGTGAAACTTGTACTGCTAGTATGGCTGAATGCCCTGGTCATTTTGGTTACTTGGAGCTTGCCAAACCTATGTTTCATATTGGTTTTTTGAAGACCGTTCTCAGTATAATGCGTTGTGTTTGCTTTAACTGTTCAAAAATTCTTGCTGATGAG CAAGATCATAAGTTTAAGCAAGCTTTGAGGATCAAGAGTCCCAAAAATAGGTTGAGAAAGATTTTGGATGCATGCAAAAACAAAACCAAGTGTGAAGGCGGTGATGATATTGACATGCCTGGTCATGATACTGAGGAGCCCGTTAAAAAGAGTCGTGGTGGATGCGGTGCTCAACAACCAAAAATCACTATTGAGGGGATGAAAATGATTGCAGAGTATAAAGCTCAAAGGAAGAAAAGTGATGATCAAGAACAGCTTCCGGAACCTGTAGAAAGGAAACAGACTCTTTCTGCAGAAAGg GTTCTGGGTGTTCTTAAAAGGATAAGTGATGAGGACTGCCAGTTGTTAGGCTTGAATCCTAAGTATGCCCGTCCTGACTGGTTGATCTTACAAGTTCTCCCAATTCCTCCTCCACCTGTGAGACCTTCTGTAATGATGGACACATCCTCCAGGAGTGAG GATGATTTAACTCATCAGCTGGCCATGATAATCAGGCACAATGAGAATCTGAAGAGACAGGAGAGGAATGGTTCTCCTGCACATATTATTTCAGAGTTTGCTCAGTTGTTGCAGTTTCACATAGCCACATATTTTGATAATGAGTTGCCTGGATTGCCAAGG GCTACTCAAAGATCCGGAAGGCCCATCAAATCAATATGTAGCAGGCTTAAAGCAAAAGAAGGCCGAATTAGAGGCAACTTGATGGGAAAACGAGTTGATTTTTCTGCTCGAACGGTAATCACACCTGATCCAACCATCAATATTGATCAATTGGGAGTGCCGTGGAGTATTGCTCTGAACCTTACATACCCCGAGACTGTGACTCCTTACAACATTGAAAG attgaAGGAACTTGTTGAGTATGGGCCCCATCCTCCACCTGGAAAAACTGGTGCGAAGTATATCATTCGTGATGATGGGCAAAGGCTTGATCTCAGATATTTGAAGAAAAGTAGTGATCACCATTTGGAGCTTGGATACAAG GTGGAGCGTCATTTGAATGATGGAGACTTTGTTCTCTTCAATCGTCAGCCTAGTCTTCATAAGATGTCTATCATGGGACACCGGATCAAAATTATGCCTTATTCTACTTTTCGGCTTAACTTGTCGGTTACCTCACCATATAATGCTGATTTTGACGGTGATGAAATGAATATGCATGTTCCTCAGTCATTTGAAACCAGAGCTGAGGTGTTGGAGCTGATGATGGTGCCTAAATGTATTGTGTCACCTCAGTCAAATAGGCCAGTAATGGGAATTGTCCAAGATTCACTTTTAGGATGcagaaaaataacaaagagaGATACATTCATTTCAAAG GATGTTTTTATGAATATATTGATGTGGTGGGAAGATTTTGACGGGAAAGTTCCTACTCCTACAATATTGAAACCAGAGCCAATGTGGACTGGGAAACAAGTTTTCAATCTGATTATTCCTAAGCAGATAAATCTAATTAGATATTCTAGTTGGCACAATGAGAATGAAAAGGGTCCTATAACCCCTGGTGATACGATGGTCAGAATTGAAAAGGGGGAACTGCTTACTGGTACTCTTTGCAAAAAGACTCTGGGAACATCCACTGGAAGTCTCATTCATGTCATTTG GGAAGAGGTTGGCCCTGATGCAGCTCGCAAATTTCTTGGCCATACTCAGTGGCTTGTAAATTACTGGCTTTTGCAGAATGCTTTTagcattggaattggtgatacAATTGCTGATGCGTCAACCATGGAGACTATTAATCAGACTATTTCACAGGCTAAGGAGAAAGTGAAACAACTCATCCGGGAAGCTCAGGAAAAGAAATTGGAGGCTGAACCTGGTCGGACAATGATGGAGTCCTTTGAAAATAGAGTAAATCAG aCTCTGAATAGAGCTCGTGATGATGCTGGAAATAGTGCCCAAAAAAGTTTATCTGAGAGCAATAATCTGAAAGCGATGGTGACAGCAGGTTCCAAGGGAAGTTTCATCAATATATCTCAGATGACTGCTTGTGTGGGCCAACAGAATGTTGAGGGTAAACGAATTCCATTTGGGTTCATAGACCGTACATTGCCTCACTTCACAAAAGATGATTATGGGCCTGAAAGTCGTGGGTTTGTGGAGAACTCGTATCTTCGTGGACTGACccctcaagaattctttttccatGCTATGGGTGGTAGGGAAGGTCTTATTGATACTGCAGTGAAGACTTCAGAAACTGGGTATATTCAGAGGCGGCTTGTAAAGGCTATGGAGGATATCATGGTTAAGTATGATGGGACAGTTAGGAATTCTTTGGGAGATGTTATACAATTTCTCTATGGTGAAGATGGTATGGATGCTGTTTGGATAGAAACACAGAAGCTGGATTCACTGAAAATGAAAAAAGCAGATTTTGATAGGGCTTTTAGGTACGAATTTGATGATGAAAACTGGAAGCCTACTTACATGCTTGAAGAGCCTGTAGAAGACTTGAAAACAATTAGAGAGTTTCGGAATGTGTTTGAGGCGGAAGTACAAAAGCTTGATGCTGATAGGTTTCAGCTTGCGACTGAAATAGCCACTACTGGTGATAGTTCTCTGCCACTACCTGTCAACCTTAAGAGGCTTATCTGGAATGCTCAAAAGACCTTTAAGGTTGACTTCCGAAGACCTTCGGATATGCATCCCATGGAAATTGTGGAAGCTATTGATAAGCTCCAGGAGCGACTTAAAGTAGTTCCTGGGGATGACCTTCTGAGTCAAGAAGCTCAGAAAAATGCCACTCTCCTGTTCAATATTCTACTTCGCAGTACTTTTGCCAGTAAAAGGGTTCTGGAGGAGTACAGGCTCTCACGAGAGGCATTTGAATGGGTAGTGGGAGAAATAGAATCAAGGTTCCTGCAATCACTTGTGGCCTCTGGTGAAATGATTGGTTGTGTGGCAGCACAATCAATTGGTGAACCTGCTACCCAGATGACTCTGAACACGTTCCATTATGCTGGTGTTAGTGCTAAGAATGTTACTCTTGGTGTTCCTAGGTTAAGGGAAATTATTAATGTTGCAAAGAGAATTAAGACACCTTCTCTGTCTGTGTACTTGAAACCTGAGGTTTGTAAGACTAAAGAGAGAGCCAAGAGTGTGCAGTGTGCTTTAGAGTATACCACTCTCCGGAGTGTGACTCAAGCTACAGAAGTGTGGTATGATCCAGACCCGATGAGTACAATAATAGAAGAGGATGTTGATTTTGTCAAGTCTTACTATGAAATGCCCGATGAAGAAGTTGCTCTTGAAAAAATCTCACCTTGGTTGCTTCGCATAGAACTGAATCGTGAAATGATGGTGGATAAGAAGTTGAGTATGGCTGACATTGCCGAgaagatcaatcttgaatttgatgatgatttgacatgcatatttaaTGATGACAATGCTGAAAAACTTATACTTCGAATCCGTATTATGAATGATGAAGCGCCCAAGGGAGAAATTCAAGATGAATCTGCTGAAGATGATGTTTTCTTAAAGAAAATAGAAAGCAACATGCTGACTGAAATGACCTTACGAGGTATTGCAGATATCAAcaaagtttttataaaaaatacgaAAATTCAGAAGTTTGATGAGAATGAAGGTTTTAAGCCTTATGAAGAATGGATGCTTGATACCGAAGGTGTCAACCTTTTAGCTGTTATGTGTCACGAAGATGTCGATGCAAAAAGGACTACAAGCAACCATTTGATTGAAGTTATTGAAGTTCTTGGTATTGAGGCAGTTCGGCGGTCTCTGCTGGATGAATTGCGTGTTGTCATTTCTTTTGATGGGTCTTACGTCAATTACAGACACTTGGCTATTCTTTGTGACACCATGACTTATAGGGGACATTTGATGGCAATTACACGTCATGGTATCAACAGGAACGATACTGGCCCAATGATGAGGTGCTCATTTGAAGAGACTGTTGATATTCTCCTTGATGCTGCAGTATATGCTGAGACTGATTACTTGAGGGGTGTTACTGAAAATATTATGTTAGGCCAACTAGCCCCTATAGGCACTGGTGAATGTGCCCTGTTACTTAATGATGAGATGTTGAAGAATGCTATTGAGCTCCAGCTACCTAGCTATATGGAAGGTCTTGATTTTGGCATGACACCTGGGCGTTCCCCAATATCTGCTACTCCATACCATGAAGGCTTGATGTCTCCAAGTTATTTGTTGAGTCCAAATCTTCGTCTGTCTCCTACTAATGATGCACAGTTTTCACCATATGTTGGTGGTATGGCATTTTCTCCTACTTCATCTCCTGGTTACAGTCCATCTTCACCAGGCTATAGTCCATCCTCACCTGGATACAGCCCTACTTCACCAGGGTACAGCCCTACATCTCCTGGTTACAGTCCCACATCACCTGGGTACAGCCCTACCTCTCCAACATACAGTCCTAGTTCTCCAGGATATAGTCCTACGAGCCCAGCTTATTCACCTACAAGTCCATCCTACTCTCCCACTTCACCCAGCTACAGCCCCACATCACCCAGCTATAGCCCAACATCTCCCAGCTACAGCCCTACATCTCCCAGCTATAGCCCCACTTCACCTGCTTACAGCCCAACTTCACCAGCATACAGCCCCACTTCACCTGCATACAGTCCTACTTCTCCATCATATAGCCCAACATCACCTTCCTATAGTCCAACTTCGCCTTCCTACAGCCCCACATCACCCTCTTACAGCCCGACATCTCCTTCATATAGTCCCACGTCACCTGCTTACAGTCCCACTTCTCCTGGGTACAGCCCCACATCACCCTCTTACAGCCCAACATCACCATCATATAGTCCTACTTCCCCAAGTTACAATCCACAGTCTGCAAAGTATAGTCCTTCATTGGCATATTCTCCCAGCAGTCCGAGAATATCTCCATCAAGTCCATATAGTCCCACATCTCCAAGCTACAG CCCGACGTCTCCATCATATTCACCAACATCTCCATCGTATTCTCCCTCGAGCCCAACATACAGTCCCAGCAG CCCATATAATTCTGGGACGAGCCCAGACTACAGCCCTAGTTCACCGCAATTTAG TCCAAGTACGGGTTACTCACCAAGTCAACCTGGTTACTCACCATCATCAACCAGCCAGTACACTCCGCAGGCGAGTGAAAAGGATGACAAAGGCACTCAATGA
- the LOC101489897 gene encoding uncharacterized protein: MMEKLSQMKSTFLKFISKQPVSLVIFQNPTLSPCRSPTTQFGSIFPKEARRKHKSGISFSPKEPTSPKVSCIGQVKCKKKKKAKKEVPTKNIDSVQCPENKVLLWISKGVYEGGKQGGQEKVTNMLNVPPTLDAMKKFTSGRGSLYDFDFTLAER, from the coding sequence ATGATGGAGAAACTAAGTCAAATGAAAAGCACGTTCTTGAAGTTTATTTCAAAACAACCAGTGTCATTAGTTATATTTCAGAACCCAACTCTTAGTCCTTGTCGATCACCTACAACACAATTTGGTTCAATATTTCCCAAAGAAGCTAGAAGAAAACACAAAAGTGGAATCAGTTTTAGCCCAAAAGAACCTACATCTCCTAAAGTCTCGTGCATAGGACAAGTTAAGtgcaagaagaaaaagaaggcAAAGAAAGAGGTTCCAACCAAAAACATTGACTCTGTTCAGTGTCCTGAAAATAAGGTTCTACTTTGGATTTCTAAGGGTGTTTACGAGGGAGGGAAACAAGGTGGACAAGAGAAGGTAACAAACATGCTCAATGTTCCTCCAACGTTGGATGCTATGAAGAAATTTACTAGTGGGAGAGGATCTTTGtatgattttgatttcacacttgCAGAAAGGTGA
- the LOC105851122 gene encoding uncharacterized protein gives MKLNSRIRSIGECGKNVFNQNQKIVHLGKQGKVEEAKRVFSNVIHKNHATYNSMISVFAKNGRVSDARQLFDKMSHRNLISWNTMIAGYLHNNMVEEANKLFDVMPERDNFSWALMITCYTRKGKLEKARELFDLVPDKLDSACWNAMIAGYAKKGQFNDAEKVFEQMPVKDLVSYNSMLAGYTQNGKMGLAMQFFERMVEKNEVSWNLMVAGFVNSCDLNSAWQLFEKIPNPNAVSWVTMLCGFARHGKIVEARKLFDRMPCKNVVSWNAMIAAYVQDLQIDEAVKLFTEMPFRDCVSWTTIINGYVRVGKLDEAQEVYNQMPYKDIAAKTALMSGLIQNGRIDEASQVFGQLGKRDAICWNSMIAGYCQSGRMVEALNLFRQMPVKNAVSWNTMISGYAQAGQMDKASEIFEAIGERNIVSWNSLITGFLQNSLYLEALKSLVLMGQEGKKPDQSTFACTLSACANLAALQVGKQLHEYILKSGYINDLFVSNALIAMYAKCGQIQSAEQVFKDIECVDLISWNSLISGYALNGYANEAFWAFEQMLSETMVPDEVTFVGLLSACSHAGLADQGLDLFKCMIEDFSIEPLAEHYSCLVDLLGRTSRLEEAFNIVKGMKVKANAGLWGSLLAACRVHKNMELGEIAAVRLLELEPHNASNYITLSNMHAEAGRWEEVERLRVLMRERRAGKLPGCSWIEVQNQIQHFLSDDPGKLRTENIQIILNTLSAHMSDKCNISDMKSVLDIL, from the coding sequence ATGAAACTTAACTCTAGAATAAGATCAATAGGTGAATGTGGAAAAAATGTCTTCAACCAAAATCAGAAAATTGTTCATCTAGGAAAACAAGGAAAAGTTGAAGAGGCCAAAAGGGTATTCTCAAATGTGATCCACAAAAACCATGCCACATACAATTCCATGATATCCGTCTTTGCAAAAAATGGTAGAGTTAGTGATGCACGacaactgtttgataaaatgtctcACAGAAACCTTATTTCTTGGAACACCATGATTGCTGGATATCTTCACAATAACATGGTTGAAGAAGCCAATAAGTTGTTTGATGTAATGCCTGAAAGAGATAATTTTTCGTGGGCTTTGATGATAACTTGTTATACGCGTAAAGGGAAGCTTGAAAAGGCTAGAGAATTGTTTGATTTGGTTCCTGATAAGTTGGATAGTGCTTGTTGGAATGCGATGATTGCTGGTTATGCAAAGAAGGGTCAGTTCAATGATGCTGAGAAAGTTTTTGAGCAGATGCCGGTAAAGGATTTGGTTTCTTATAATTCTATGTTAGCTGGTTATACGCAGAATGGAAAAATGGGTTTGGCTATGCAATTTTTTGAAAGGATGGTTGAGAAAAACGAGGTTTCGTGGAATTTGATGGTGGCTGGGTTTGTTAATAGTTGTGACCTGAATTCTGCTTGGCAATTGTTTGAAAAGATTCCAAATCCTAATGCTGTTTCTTGGGTTACAATGTTATGCGGGTTTGCTAGACACGGAAAGATTGTAGAGGCTAGGAAACTCTTTGACAGAATGCCTTGTAAGAATGTGGTTTCTTGGAATGCGATGATTGCGGCCTATGTCCAAGATTTACAAATTGATGAAGCTGTTAAGCTGTTCACGGAAATGCCATTTAGAGATTGTGTATCGTGGACTacaataattaatgggtacgtTCGGGTTGGTAAGCTTGATGAAGCACAGGAAGTTTACAATCAGATGCCTTACAAAGACATAGCGGCAAAAACGGCATTGATGTCGGGATTAATACAGAATGGAAGGATAGATGAGGCTAGTCAAGTTTTCGGTCAACTCGGTAAACGTGATGCTATTTGTTGGAACAGCATGATTGCAGGCTATTGCCAGAGTGGAAGAATGGTTGAAGCTCTCAATCTATTTAGACAAATGCCCGTTAAGAATGCTGTTTCGTGGAATACTATGATTTCTGGATATGCTCAGGCAGGACAGATGGATAAAGCATCAGAGATCTTTGAGGCCATAGGAGAGAGGAATATTGTTTCCTGGAATTCTCTTATTACAGGTTTCCTTCAAAATAGTTTATACTTGGAAGCTCTTAAGAGTTTGGTTTTGATGGGGCAGGAAGGAAAGAAACCTGATCAATCAACTTTTGCATGTACCTTAAGTGCATGTGCTAACCTTGCTGCTTTGCAAGTAGGCAAGCAACTCCATGAATACATCCTGAAAAGTGGTTATATAAACGATTTATTTGTTAGCAATGCTCTGATTGCCATGTACGCAAAATGCGGGCAAATACAAAGTGCTGAACAAGTGTTTAAAGATATTGAATGTGTTGatcttatttcttggaattCCTTGATTTCAGGCTATGCTTTGAATGGATATGCAAATGAGGCATTTTGGGCCTTTGAACAGATGTTATCAGAGACAATGGTTCCTGACGAGGTTACCTTTGTTGGGTTGTTGTCAGCTTGCAGTCATGCCGGTTTAGCCGATCAGGGTTTAGATTTATTTAAATGCATGATTGAAGATTTTTCTATTGAACCCTTGGCTGAACACTACAGCTGTCTAGTTGACTTGCTTGGCCGTACAAGTAGGTTAGAAGAAGCCTTCAACATAGTGAAGGGGATGAAAGTGAAAGCAAATGCTGGATTGTGGGGTTCGCTGCTTGCGGCTTGTCGTGTACACAAGAACATGGAACTTGGTGAAATTGCTGCTGTGAGGCTTTTAGAACTCGAACCACATAACGCCTCCAATTATATTACTTTGTCGAACATGCATGCTGAGGCTGGAAGGTGGGAAGAGGTTGAAAGGTTAAGGGTGCTAATGAGGGAGAGAAGAGCTGGAAAGCTACCTGGCTGCAGCTGGATTGAAGTTCAAAATCAGATACAACATTTTCTCTCGGATGATCCCGGGAAGCTGAGAACTGAAAATATCCAGATTATATTGAATACTTTATCTGCACACATGAGTGACAAGTGTAACATATCTGACATGAAATCAGTTCTTGACATATTATGA
- the LOC101490234 gene encoding phospholipase D delta: MAGTGVDGNGFTNLHGDLDLTIIEARRLPNMDIVSEHFRRCITGCDTIKFKSPSENADGSTHRTHRYRRKIITSDPYVTVTVPQATVARTRVLKNSPNPIWNERFNIPLAHQIVDLEFRVKDDDVFGAETMGTVKIPAQRIASGELISDWFPLIGSSGKPPKPDTALRLQMKFTPVGENSLYLRGIAADPEHKGVRHTYFPVRKGSSVRLYQDAHCTPGLLPEIKLDGGKVFRHEKCWEDICYAISEAHHMVYLAGWSIYHKIKLVREPTRPLPRGGDLTLGELLKYKSEEGVRVLMLVWDDKTSHDKIFLKTAGVMQTHDEETRKFFKHSSVMCVLAPRYASSKMSFLKQHVVGTVFTHHQKCVIMDTQAAGNNRKISAFIGGLDLCDGRYDTPEHRLFRDLDTVFSGDFHNPTYPAGTRAPRQPWHDLHCRIDGPAAYDVLINFEQRWRKSTKWREFAILFKKASQWNDDALIRVERISWILSPSLPPTREDHTIVPGDDPLVWVSSEDDPENWHVQIFRSIDSGSLKGFPKRVDTALSMNLICAKSLVIDKSIQTGYIQAIRSAQHFIYIENQYFIGSSYAWPSYKDAGADNLIPMELALKITSKIRAKERFAIYIVLPMWPEGDPKSGAVQEILFWQAQTMQMMYSVVAKELKSSQLSDVNPQDYLNFYCLGKREHFNEESSGSNGAPISGAYKYRRNMIYVHAKGMIVDDEYVIVGSANINQRSMAGTKDTEIAMGSYQPHYTWSAKKRHPRGQIYGYRMSLWAEHLDMLDETFEEPERLECVRKVNKIAENNWRIYASEELSLPQGHLLKYPVQVDSDGNISSIPECENFPDAGGKILGAHSTTIPDILTT, translated from the exons ATGGCGGGCACCGGCGTTGACGGAAACGGTTTTACAAACCTCCATGGCGACCTCGACTTAACAATCATAGAAGCTCGCCGGTTACCTAACATGGATATAGTCTCCGAGCATTTCCGTCGCTGCATTACCGGCTGTGACACTATTAAATTCAAATCACCTTCCGAAAACGCCGACGGAAGTACCCACCGTACACACCGTTACCGGCGAAAGATCATAACGAGCGATCCGTACGTCACTGTTACGGTTCCGCAAGCAACCGTGGCACGCACGCGCGTGCTAAAAAACTCGCCGAATCCGATATGGAACGAACGATTCAACATTCCGTTAGCACATCAGATTGTCGATTTGGAATTCCGCGTCAAAGACGACGACGTTTTCGGCGCGGAAACGATGGGGACTGTCAAGATTCCGGCGCAGAGAATCGCATCTGGCGAATTGATTTCTGATTGGTTTCCTCTTATAGGTTCCTCCGGTAAGCCGCCGAAGCCGGACACCGCGCTTCGGTTACAAATGAAGTTCACACCGGTGGGCGAGAATTCTCTCTACCTCCGTGGTATTGCGGCGGATCCGGAACACAAAGGCGTGAGACACACGTATTTTCCTGTGAGGAAGGGAAGCTCTGTGAGACTTTACCAAGATGCACATTGTACTCCGGGATTGTTACCGGAGATTAAGCTTGACGGTGGAAAGGTTTTTAGACATGAAAAATGTTGGGAAGATATATGTTATGCTATATCAGAGGCTCATCATATGGTGTATTTGGCGGGTTGGTCAATTTACCATAAGATTAAGCTTGTTAGGGAACCTACTAGACCTTTGCCACGAGGTGGAGATTTAACACTTGGTGAATTGCTTAAGTACAAGTCTGAAGAAGGGGTTAGAGTTTTGATGCTTGTTTGGGATGATAAAACTTCCCATGACAAGATCTTCTTAAAGACG GCTGGAGTAATGCAGACTCATGATGAGGAAACTAGGAAGTTTTTCAAACATTCTTCTGTCATGTGTGTTTTAGCGCCTCGCTATGCCAGCAGCAAGATGAGCTTCTTGAAGCAACAT GTTGTTGGAACCGTCTTCACACACCACCAAAAATGTGTTATCATGGACACACAGGCTGCTGGTAATAACAGAAAGATATCTGCTTTTATAGGAGGTCTTGATTTGTGTGATGGTCGCTATGACACACCTGAGCATCGACTTTTTCGTGATCTCGATACTGTATTTTCTGGTGATTTCCACAATCCTACATATCCT GCTGGGACAAGGGCTCCCAGACAACCATGGCATGATTTGCACTGCAGAATAGATGGACCTGCTGCATATGATGTTCTTATTAATTTTGAACAACGATGGAGAAAATCAACTAAGTGGAGAGAGTTTGCAATTCTTTTCAAAAAAGCTTCTCAGTGGAATGATGATGCTTTAATAAGAGTAGAACGCATTTCATGGATATTAAGTCCTTCTCTTCCTCCCACAAGGGAGGATCATACGATTGTTCCAGGGGATGATCCCTTGGTATGGGTTTCTAGTGAAGATGATCCTGAAAACTGGCATGTTCAG ATCTTCCGCTCCATCGACTCAGGATCCCTAAAAGGATTTCCAAAACGTGTTGATACTGCTCTATCCATG AATCTCATCTGTGCTAAAAGTTTGGTTATAGACAAAAGCATTCAAACAGGGTACATTCAAGCTATCAGATCTGCTCAACATTTCATTTATATTGAAAACCAATACTTTATCGGATCTTCATATGCATGGCCATCTTACAAAGATGCAG GGGCTGATAATCTCATCCCAATGGAATTGGCGCTGAAAATTACTAGTAAAATCAGAGCTAAGGAGAGATTTgctatttatattgttttaccAATGTGGCCAGAAGGTGATCCTAAATCTGGAGCTGTGCAAGAAATTCTCTTCTGGCAG GCCCAGACAATGCAAATGATGTATAGTGTTGTTGCTAAAGAATTGAAATCATCGCAACTTAGTGACGTGAACCCACAAGATTACCTCAATTTCTATTGCCTTGGTAAGCGGGAACACTTCAATGAAGAAAGCTCAGGCTCAAATGGTGCACCG ATCTCTGGAGCATATAAATATCGCAGAAATATGATTTATGTGCATGCCAAGGGGATGATTGTGGATGATGAATATGTTATAGTGGGATCTGCTAACATAAACCAAAGATCTATGGCTGGTACTAAAGATACTGAGATAGCTATGGGTTCATATCAACCCCATTATACATGGTCTGCGAAGAAAAGACATCCACGTGGCCAG ATTTATGGTTACAGAATGTCACTTTGGGCAGAGCATCTTGACATGTTAGATGAAACTTTTGAGGAACCAGAGAGATTGGAGTGTGTGCGTAAAGTGAATAAAATTGCAGAGAATAATTGGAGAATTTACGCATCTGAAGAATTGTCACTTCCTCAGGGACATCTTCTTAAGTATCCTGTACAAGTAGATTCTGATGGGAATATCAGCTCAATACCTGAATGTGAGAATTTCCCAGATGCTGGTGGTAAGATATTGGGGGCTCATTCTACAACAATTCCAGATATCTTAACAACATAA